The DNA region CGAAGTTGAAGCCGATCCCGATACGGCAAAAACCAATCTGAAGATGATGGATATGTTTGATGAAAATGATGACGTTTCTGAAATTTTCACAAATATGAAAATGGACGAACAAACGTTAGCACTCGCGGAAGATTAATCATACCATCACCTGTTTTTTTTGTCACTTGTTATATCATTCTCCATGAAAACTTTTCTAATCCTGTTTTTTTCACTCCTTTTCACGGCATCTTCGCTGAATGATGCCCGTAAAGCGAACGATGCCTTTCGCAGCGGTGATTACGAAACTGCGGTTTCACTCTACAATCAGGCCATAGAAAACAATCCCAATGACGCCCGCCTCCATTTCAACCTTGGCAGCGCACTGGCCAGGCTCGGACAGGCCGAGCAGTCTGTGCGTGCATTTGAACGGGCAAAAGAGCTGATGGATGATCCGCAGCAGCAAGCCATGGCCGATTATAACGCCGGCACGCTGCTCTCCGAATCCGAAATGTACGATGAGGCGCTCGATTTTTTCAGAAATGCCCTGCGTAAAAATCCGAATGATCCCGACACCAAGCACAACTACGAAATGTCGGTGAGAAAACAGCAGGAACAACAGGAGCAGGATCAGCAGCAAGACCAGGATGATCAATCTGATGATGACGAAGAGCAGGATCAGGATCAGCAGCAAGACCAGGATGATCAGTCCGATGATGAGCAGGATCAGGACCAGGACCAAAACGAGGATCAGGGTGACGGCTCGCCTGAAGACCAGGATCCTCGCGATCATGAACTTCCTCAGCCCGATGAAATTTCGCAAGATGAAGCTGAAAACATTTTAAACGCCCTTGAACAGCTCGAAAGAGAAATACTTGAAAACCGCAAGAAAGAAGCAGAAGATGCATCATCCTCGAGTGATAAAGACTGGTAAACAACTGCCGGCGGTTTGTGCCTTATTCTTTCTGTTGCTGCTTTCCGTTATTTATCCGGAAAACAGGGCATATGGACAGGATCTTGAACTCAGTGCAACCTTATCAGAAACAACCGTATTTACCGGCGAGCAGTTTACGCTAACGATAGAAGTTCAAAGTTCTGAAACTCACAGTATTCAGCTCCCTCAGCTGCCCGATTTTAATGGCGCCAGGGTTATCTCATCTAATCCATCCCGCAGTACAAGTATCTCAATTGTAAACGGCCGAACCAGCCGTACGACTTCCTATATTTACACGCTGATCGCCACCGAAACGGGAAATTATCGGGTTCCTTCCATTAATGTTCAGGTAGATGGAGATCAACGGCGGACCGATCCTATTCAGTTTGAGGTCGTTGAAAAAGGAAATCTCTCGGATGGCAGGTCAACCTATCCAGACATTTTCGTCAGGGTAGAACCGGATGATGAACAACCGGTTACAGGGCAGCAAATTGTAGCGAGCATTGTTCTCTATTTTAAACAGGGCATTGAAGTAACTTCTTTTCAGCCGGCATTCGGCTGGAGAACAGACGGCTTCTGGAAAGAGGAACTTCAGAATATTTCGCAGCCAAGAGCTGAATCAACCATTTTAGATGGCGTGCGTTATCGCAAGGCAACCCTGTTACGTTATGCACTCTTCCCTTCCCGCAGCGGATCACTTACACTTTCTGAATATGGCTTAACAGTTGGAATGCGTTCACAGCCAAATCGAAACGATCCGTTTGGTAGTTTTTTCGGTTCGGGAACCAACCAGAGAAGAGTAAATCTCGAATCAGATCCGGTTGAACTTGCAGTTGCAGCCCTTCCGGAACGAGAAGAATCTGTTCATGTAAATGCAGTCGGTGATTTCCAGATTAACCGTTCGGTCAGCTCTAACCACGTTGAAACCGGCGAAACCTTTGAACTGATTACTACCATTGAAGGTGAAGGAAATATACCTCTTCTTCGACGACCCGAATATAATTTACCGGATGAACTGGAGGCATTTACACCGCGGGAATCGAGTGAAGTTGAACGCCGCGGACTCACGATACGCGGGGAAAAAAGTTACACCCAGCAGCTGGTAACACGCACACCCGGAACCGTATCCATACCCGAGGAGAGGCTTGCCGTTTTTAACCCGCGCTCCCGTACTTTTAATTATATTACGCTTCCTGAAATCCGGATTGATGTTTCTCCCGCTCCAACGGTAGCCGCAACGGGCAC from Rhodohalobacter sp. SW132 includes:
- a CDS encoding tetratricopeptide repeat protein, giving the protein MKTFLILFFSLLFTASSLNDARKANDAFRSGDYETAVSLYNQAIENNPNDARLHFNLGSALARLGQAEQSVRAFERAKELMDDPQQQAMADYNAGTLLSESEMYDEALDFFRNALRKNPNDPDTKHNYEMSVRKQQEQQEQDQQQDQDDQSDDDEEQDQDQQQDQDDQSDDEQDQDQDQNEDQGDGSPEDQDPRDHELPQPDEISQDEAENILNALEQLEREILENRKKEAEDASSSSDKDW
- a CDS encoding BatD family protein encodes the protein MHHPRVIKTGKQLPAVCALFFLLLLSVIYPENRAYGQDLELSATLSETTVFTGEQFTLTIEVQSSETHSIQLPQLPDFNGARVISSNPSRSTSISIVNGRTSRTTSYIYTLIATETGNYRVPSINVQVDGDQRRTDPIQFEVVEKGNLSDGRSTYPDIFVRVEPDDEQPVTGQQIVASIVLYFKQGIEVTSFQPAFGWRTDGFWKEELQNISQPRAESTILDGVRYRKATLLRYALFPSRSGSLTLSEYGLTVGMRSQPNRNDPFGSFFGSGTNQRRVNLESDPVELAVAALPEREESVHVNAVGDFQINRSVSSNHVETGETFELITTIEGEGNIPLLRRPEYNLPDELEAFTPRESSEVERRGLTIRGEKSYTQQLVTRTPGTVSIPEERLAVFNPRSRTFNYITLPEIRIDVSPAPTVAATGTGTQSASPLQPVTGLAVWHSSSSGQFGYLTSTWFWTFFALPFVALIVGWWRKRYIDKLMGDSSFRRSELAVQTAEERLKQARISLQENENTKEIYNRVHKAVAGFISDKTGLPEAGLSDHELIEAVENRSVNGQTMKSLKYLLDKCNTISFAPAGSKSDIHSDIDKAENVIKDLKRAL